The genomic window ACCAAACTTCAGCGACCCGGAAGGCAGCCTGCATTAATCCAGAACAGTCATAGTTGGGGGCGACGGTCCCTCCCCAGAGGTACTCATTGGGAACGCTCATTGCCTGGTGGGTAAAGGCAATGATGGCGGGGATTTGGGGTTCTATGTGGGTCCGGTCAAGGGCGATCGCCTGGTAAGGGGACTCGGCTAAGTCCAGATTCTCCAAATCCGTGAGGGCCAGCCATCCGGGATAGTCATCTTCACATAACTTGACCCCCACAGCCCCCTCCGTCGGAGGAAGGACAATTCTCAGCAGACGGCCCTCGGATGCCTGGGTTGCCAGGGCCTCACACTGCGGGGAATCATACAGATTCAGATCCACTCGGCAGCGATATTGCGGTGCATCGGACCCTTTAGAAGCTAGATTAAATTGAAGCTGACTCACCAAGACCATAGTTTTAGAAATAAATGCTTAATTGTTAAGGCACAGTAACGCGACTGCCGCAGGAAAGTCGCTAGAAGCGAGAATAATTGATTCTGACTTCTAACGTTTGAATTAAACAACCTCAGAGAGAACCATGACATTTTTCCGCAAAGACGAGCAACTCGAAAACTTAGGCGATCGCATTTTAGCGGCAACCTGGGAGCAATTCCCCCAATTAAACCGCAACCAACTGGCAATGACTTGGGTGGTTTATGACCCACCCGTTTCGGTGAATACCGGCGGTGCCCTGAGTCCCGATGCGTTTTGGGACCATCCCGTGCGCGGATTTAACTATCGCGGCGTGGAACGGATTTATCCGGCGAGTGTGGTCAAGCTGTTCTATCTCGTCGCGGTTTATGAATGGATGGAAAAAGAGATGATTCAGACTTCCCCGGAGTTAGAACGGGCCATCCGAGATATGATTGTGGACTCCAGCAATGATGCCACGAGTCTGGTGGTGGATGTGCTAACTGGGACTACCAGTGGTCCAGAATTGTCCTCGGGACCGTTTGAAACCTGGAAGCATCAGCGCAATTTAGTCAATCGCTATTTTCAGTCTCTGGGATGGCCGGAATTGGAATCGATTAATGTTAATCACAAAACCTGGTGTGATGGGGCTTATGGTCGGGAGCGGGTTTTCCTGGGAGAGTTAATGGAAAATCGGAATATGCTGACCACCAATGCAACGGCACGCCTGCTGCATAGTATTGTCGGTGGGGTGGCGGTTTCAGCGAAGGCGACCACGGCGATGATGAAGTTAATGAAGCGATCGCTAGAACCCGAGGACCTGGCGGAGGACCCGGAAAATCAAGTCACGGGGTTTTTGGGTGCGGGTCTCGATCGCCAAGCACGGATTTGGTCGAAAGCAGGTTTAACCAGTACAGTGCGCCACGATGCGGCTTATATTGAATTACCGGAACAGCGCCCTTATTTATTGGTGGTCTTTACTGAAGGGAAGGCGCACAGCAAAAATGAAGCCATTTTGCCCTTTGTTTCCCAACAAGTCGCCCAGGCGGTGGGTTCGCTGTAAAACTGGGTTGGTTTTGGCGTTTTTGGGGGGTGAGGATTTTTCTGGGTGAAAGCTCAAGCCGATCGCCTCGGTTTGGCGTGGGTTCGGGTTCTGGATGAGTCTGTGGAGGGGGATTCATCCGTTAAGGCTGAATTCTCATTTTCAGAATAAATAATTCCCCCCTTTAACATTGAAGTAACTATTAGGAGTCACTGTGAAGTTTCTATCGATCGCAACTGGTGTTTTTCTATTCGCTCTGATTACTCTCCCGGGTGGGAGTGGTCCAAAAAAAGCAATGGCCGAGTCATTCTCTGGCGATGTCGCTAGGGAATTGGGCTTAAAGGCGATCGGTCCGTTGCCGGAGGATACCTCTGTTGGACCACTCTCTTGGGAGGTCCCGTCAGAAGGGGTCAATCCACCCCCGTTACTCGCGGCTGAATCGGATAATTTTGCGGAATTATTAACGGGAACTACAGCAATTACTACCCCCCATTATTTCAGAGTTCCCAGTCCGCAAACGGTTCCCCACAACCCTGCTACTGAAGCGGAAAATAATCCGGTTTTGGCTCAACGAGATCGCGATATCGAACTGGGTCGAACCAGTCGGGGAGTGGGTAACTATATCGGTGCTGCCATTAATATTGGGTTAAGTGATGATGCTAGTCCCTTGGGAGGAGGCAGTTTTGCCTTGACGAGTAAAATTGGCCTCGCGGAGCAAGTGTCTGTGCGTCCTTCCCTCTTGTTTGGAGAACACTTGATGGTGATGGTTCCGGTCACCATTGACTTTCCCTTTGCGGCTACGGACGATACTTTACAAGTCGATGTTGCTCCTTATATTGGCAGTGGTATCGCGCTTTCTACGGATGAGGATAATTTCATTGGATTTTTTGGCACCGTGGGAATTGATCGAGTCTTGTTTGACCGCTTTGTTGCCAACGCTGCCTTAAATGTTGGGTATGTCGAGGAGGTTGAAGTCGGGATCTTTGTGGGGGGAGGGTATCGGTTCTAAATGCCTCTGCTGTAACCCCTTTCGGTTAAGTTCCTTATCCAATTAGCGATCGCCCTTTCCCTCCATTTTCGGTAAAAGTGGACTATTCCGCCCTCTCCTATTTGTTAAATTTTGTTCACACAACCCCCAAAATACATCTCCGGGAAGATTGCATCTGAGGGTGAGATGGATTAAATTAGCAATGTTTTAGCATCTGCCCTTCTCGGTTATCCCAGCCTTGTCCTGGAAGGGCAGATGGCTAGGAGTTTTTGCTTTTAGTTTGCGGATTTCGCGGTTTATGGAACAGTCTGATTCATTGGGAAAATCTCGGTGCTTTGTTCTGAAGAATCCATTGCGTTCAATCGCCAATTCCTTTCCCGCCAATTTCACTTTCCCTGAACCCGAACTCATGCAAAAACAAAGCAAAATAATTCACATTTATTGATGAATTTGGAGGGCTATGATGGGTGTGAGGAAAAAATGGGCAGGATATAGTGCTTTGATGGTATTACCTTGGTTAGGGATCCAGCAGGCATTACCTGCTACAGCGCAAGATTTCAGTCTCCCCGAACAACCCAGTCAGGAGATACACTGGCTCAGGGACCTAGAGGCACAACCGACTCAGGAAGACGGTGAGACTTGGATACCGCAACTCACCAAAACTGACCGCACCAGTCTTGAGGATTTGGGACTGTCCATTGACTTTAATCAAGGGGACTTTGTAAAGGACGCAGCTATCCTTCCGGAAAACAGCGAAGCGCAATTCCCCCCGGAATCGGAAATGGATCGGGAAGCACAACCGACTCAGGAAGAAGACGAAACGGCGATCGAGCAACTCACCGAAACTGACCGCGCCAGTCTTGAAGATTTGGAATTATCCATTGACTTTAATAAAGGGGATTTCGTAAGGGGTGCAGCTATCCTTCCGGAAAACACCGAAGCACAATCCCCCTCGGAATCGGATCTGGCTCAGGCTCGTTTTCCCACTTATCGCTACAGCGCAGGTTTGGATTTACCCAACTTTGGCTGGGTCAGGATGGACGGTCCCGGCATTGATAGCGTCCTGGGTATTAACGTGGGACTCGGCGTCTCCTACAAAAAATACTTTCAACCTGCGGTTCCCGGGCAGTTTACTGGATCCTGGGGCGTGGGAACCCTTGCTTTAGTCTTACCCTACGCCACCATTGGTGGGGATTATCAGTGGGATAACGGCTGGTATGCCGGGGGCAATATTGGTGCCGGTTTGTACTTCTTTGACGATGTAATTCCCTTCCCCGTTGGCTATATCGGCGTAGGTTATCGCTGGTAAGGATTACCAACACCGAAACCACCCCTAATCAAAAATCCCCCAGGACCTTGGCAAGGCCTGGGGGATTTTCAAAATAACTCGCTCTCTACTAACCCATTCCCATGCAGAGTAAGATGAGAGCAACTCAGAGTTGCCGAGAGTTAACGCTCGTGAGTCTGGTTGTTTGAGAACGGAGAGGGAGGGATTCGAACCCTCGTTACGATTAAAATCGTAAAACAGATTAGCAATCTGCCGCTTTCAACCGCTCAGCCACCTCTCCAAGGTGTCTTGAGACATCATAGCAGGTTTTTTTCGGTCTGAAAAGACCTTTGGCGAGGAATTTTCCAATTTTTTTGAAAAAACTGGATAAGACCTGAGATATTGCACCCGTGGCCATAACCGTTGGGGGTTGAAACCTCCGCAAGGGCTGGTGTCCCCAGTAGGTTCTGAAATGAGGACGGGAGGACCTGGGCACAGGCGGGGCCCGGTTCAGGGTTTTATCTCGGACGCGGGTACAGGATTAGAACCCTGGAATCAGAAACCGGGTTTTTTGGGTGTTCCAAGAAATAAATCGTATAAACGTTCGTAGTGACTCCTTTAGGAGTCATTTTTAAAGAAACCCCTAAAGGGGTTACTACAAACGTTCGTTTTGCGGGTTTTATTTTTTGGAGGTGCCTTTAGCCTCCAGATTACAAAGCCCGTAAGAATTTTGTCAAGAAACCCGGGTGATCTTCTCAATGCTGTACCCTGAACCAGGCAGGTCTAAGGAAATTGGCGTGAAATCCATGCTTTTTTGCCGGTTTATTGTCCCTTAAAGACAAATATAGCCAGACTTCTGGGGGAGATTTTCAAAAAAGATTAAAAGATGATAAACTATTGAAACTTTCAATCCAAAGTGAGTCACCTGACTCAACTCGCCCAAGCCCTCAAGTCGGTTGGATTATGAAGAGTAACCCTATCTAGTAGCGAATTGTCTCTCACGTTAACCCGGGAGGGAAAAAAGTGAGCTGTAATCAGGTAAGAAGCGGTATTGCTGCTTAACCCAGTGTGATCAAACTAATGCCCGCGATCGCTGATGATCGAAAACCCCATTTTCAACGAATGTCAAGGCTAGATTCGGGTAAAAGCTGCAACATTCGCGATTCTAAATAATCAGGCAGGAGCAGGCGATCGCGTCGGACTGCTTTGTGCTGTTTGTCGAATTCCGGTGAAAACAAAACTATGGCCGTAAAAGCTAACCAACACATTGCCCTAATTTCAGTTCACGGCGACCCTGCCGTAGAAATCGGGAAAGAAGAGGCGGGTGGACAAAACGTTTACGTCCGTCAAGTCGGTGAGGCACTCGCCCAGCAAGGGTGGCAAGTTGATATGTTTACCCGCAAGGCTAATGCAGAAGACCCAACTGTAGTAGAACACGCACCCAATTGCCGCACAATTCGATTAGTGGCGGGTCCAGAATCCTTCGTGCCCAGGCAAGAAATTTTTGAGTATTTACCCACCTTTGTTGAGGCATTGATCCAGTTTCAACAACAAGCGGGAATAGAATATAAATTAGTTCACACCAATTACTGGCTCTCCGCCTGGGTGGGAATGGAACTCAAGAAAAAACAAGGGGTGAAGCAAGTCCATGTTTACCACTCCTTGGGCGCTGTGAAGTATAAATCGATCGCCACTATTCCGACGATCGCCACCACCCGGTTAGGAGTAGAAAAGGCAGTCCTGGAAACTGCAGAACGGATTGTTGCAACCTCTCCCCAGGAACAAGACCATATCCGAACTCTGGTATCTCAGAAGGGGACTATCGAGGTTATTCCCTGTGGGACAGATATCCACCGCTTCGGTTCGATTCAAAAGCAGGAAGCGCGATCGGCCTTGGGAATTGCGCCTGAAAAAAAAGTGGTCTTATATGTGGGTCGGTTTGACCCGCGCAAGGGAATCGAAACCTTAGTTCGCGCTGTGGCGCGATCGCAGTCCCGAGAGAATGCCAACCTGAGTTTAATGATTGCCGGGGGTTCTCGTCCTGGTCAAAGTGATGGCATTGAGCGCGATCGCATTGAGGCGATCGTGGACGAGTTGGGTTTACGGGAGATGACCTATTTCCCGGGACGGATCGGCGATGAGTTGCTGCCGCAGTATTACGCCGCCGCCGATATCTGTGTGGTCCCCAGTCACTATGAACCCTTTGGATTAGTGGCGATCGAAGCAATGGCGAGTCGCACTCCGGTGATTGCCAGTGATGTGGGGGGATTACAATTTAGTGTGAAAGCGGAAGAAACGGGATTACTCTGTCCACCCCAGGAGGATGCCGCATTTGCTGAAGCAATTGATCGGATTCTGTCCAATCCCACCTGGGGCGATCGCCTCGCCGAAGCATCCCGTCAACGGGTGGAAAACCTGTTTAGTTGGGATGGAGTCGCCACACAACTGGGCGAACTTTATCAGGAACTGCTGACAGAGACCCTCATAGAACCCCACCTAGAAAAAGCGATCGCTTAGGACTGGGTTTTAGGGATTAACCTCCTCTCCTCCATTCCTTTTAACCCCGTAGGTTCAAACTGACCTATGGGGTTTTTATCTCGATACTTCCTTCAGCCTTACCCCTAAACAAAAATATCATGGAAATACGCGGCGTTTGGATGACCACTACTGATAGTCAAGTCTTCCGATCCAAAGAAAAAATTAATGAAGCAGTTGCCTTTCTCGCCGAAACGGGATTTAATGTGGTCTTTCCCGTCGTCTGGACCAAAGGATTCACCCTTTATCCCAGTCGAGTTTTAAAGCAGACCTTTGGCATGGAAATCGATCCCCTGTATCAAGGTCGAGACCCTTTAGCTGAACTCATCGAAGCGGCCAACTCATCGGGGATTGCCGTAATTCCCTGGTTTGAATATGGATTCGCTAGTTCCTATCAGTCCAATGGGGGAATGTTGCTGCAAAAAAAACCGGAATGGGCGGCCAAGGACCTGTCAGGAAATCTCCTCAACAAAAATGGGTTTGAGTGGATGAATGCATTGCACCCAGAGGTCCAAGACTTCTTGTTAAAGTTAATCCTGGAAGTGGTCCAAAATTACCCGATCGCAGGCATCCAAGGGGACGATCGCCTCCCCGCATTTCCCCGGGAAGGGGGCTATGATGAATTTACCCGCAACCTTTACCGCCAAAGCTTTCAGTGCGATCCCCCGTCCAATTGTCAAGACACCCAGTGGTTGAAGTGGCGTGCGGATTTACTGACGGAATTTTTATCACAACTCTATCAACAAATTAAAGCGATTAATCCCCGTTTGTTAGTTTCCCTTTCCCCGAATATTTATCCTTGGTGTTTGAATGAGTACCTGCAAGACTCGCAAACCTGGCTAAACCGAGGACTGACGGATTTGATGCATCCTCAGATTTATCGCCGGGATTTTCAGAGTTATCAACGGGTAGTTAATCAGATGGTGAAAAGCCCTTGTTTTTCAGAACAGTTACCGCGAATTTCACCGGGGATTTTGATTAAGTTAGGGGAATATCGGATTAGTCCGGAATATTTGTTAAGCGCGATCGACTACAATCGGGCTTGTGGGCTTCCGGGAGAGGTGTTATTTTTTTATGAGGGGTTACGGGAAGATGATAATGCTTTAGCGAAACCGTTGCGATCGCGCTATAGTAGCCCGGTGCCATTTCCCACTGCTTTAGAGTTAAATCAATGGATTGCGAATCAGCCGACTGGGAGGATAAACCGCCGGGGTTCTGGTTGGTTAGATTGGCTAAAAAGTCGGTTTTAGGGGAGAGTTGGGAAGGGGTAGCAAGACGGGCGATCGGCTTATTTAAACCAGCGGTCGATCGCCGGTTGCCACTTCCGCTCCGTCAGATAAGCAAGGCCAATTAATATCATTAAATTTAATCCATAAAACGCCCAATGTTTCGGGAAATTAGCATTTAAACCCCATTGAACTAAAATTGGATAGCTAAAGATATAAAGTCCATAAGAAATGGGAGCTAAGATGGAGAAATAGCCCAAGATTTGATTAAAATAAATCAGGTGATTACGATACCAATATAGCCCAGCCGTCAACAGGACCAACGCCGCCAAGAAGTGCCGAAACATTAAAAAAGGATAGTAACCGGGCTTGAATTGAGATTCCCCCAACAAAGGAATGGCTGAAATCAGCACCATCCCTAACAGGGCAAGTAAGACGGGTCGCATATTTTTAAACGTAAATGTCCTATCTTTTAAAAATATGTTTGCCATTTCTACTCCCACCCATCCCACAATAAAATAGGAACAAATCAAGGAAATTTGATTGGGTAAGAGTACATAGGTTCCATAAGAAGCTGCGGAAAATAAGAGGATATAGTAAATCCGCCTTGTGGGATTGACAACCCAATGAATGAGCGGATAAAACATCATGTAGAACCACCATTCGTAAGATAATGACCAGAGGGGTAGGTTCCCTAAGAAAGGGTAAAACCAAGTCCCGGGCTTCACGCTCCCAAAATCCTGGAGTAACAGAAAATTACCCAGAATGTCCAGTCCAGATAGTCTCTGCAGTAGGTTTCCGTTCAAACCCACAATTAGCATCGAAAGCAGCATGGAAATTATTAGAGGAAAATAGATTCTTCTAAATCGCTTAATTAAGTAGTTCCAAAAAGACAAGTTGGGGTGACGGAACAAGGAAATTCTGACCAGGAATCCACTTAAAATAAAAAAAACAATAACGGCTTCTTGTCCAGCAGCAAATATTAGTTTTACAAAATCTGGAACTAGGTCTAGGCTATACAAACCGTAAATGAAGTTATGAATTAAGACATAAAAACAGGCCGCTCCCCGAATGGCATCAAGTTTGGGAAAATAAAATTTTTCACCCATATTCGTTCAATCCTATAGGATAGAGTATTCGGTGAGAATTTATTAGAATGGAAAATTCACCAGTTGCTTAGGGTTAAAATGCCCAAGCCTGCCGGTTTTAAAGCATCATTTAAACCGGCTTCATGCAGGTTCGCACTGGGGTAGTGCTGTGAAATTGTAACCAGGTCAAACCGATTCAACGGCTCTGGGAGGCAAGGGTTGTAAGGCAAACTCTACCCCTTTGGGGGCTGTAGGTCTTTTATATTATAGGGTAGAAACCTCAAGTTGCAATCCAAATGAAAGGTGAAACTCGATGTTTTGAGATGAGGAGGCGATCGCCCCTAAAAGCAGACAAAGAACTCCCCGGGTTTGACCCGGGGAGAAAACCGGCTCCAACTGGAGCCCCGGCGGTCATGGGTGCAGGTAATTCTCTGTGGGTAAACTATGAACTCAAATGAAAGGAAAATGTAGACTGCCGGTAGAGTTCGGTGGCAATTTCCTCGGGAACTGGCTTACTAAATAAATAGCCTTGGGCCGCATCGCAATTTGCCGACTTCAAAAATTCCAACTGTTCTAAGGTTTCCACCCCTTCAGCCATCACCTCTAAATTCAAACCATGCCCGAGGGTGACGATCGCCTCAATAATAGCCGCATCAGGGGACTCAGTGGTCACTTCTTGGATAAACGAGCGATCAATTTTTAATTGATCTAAAGGAAAATGCTTCAGGGATGATAATGAGGAATAGCCCGTGCCAAAATCATCCAAGGCAATGGCGATTCCCATTTCATGGAATCCATGCAAGAGAGAAATGGTTAAGTCCACATCCTGCATGGCAATGCTTTCGGTGATTTCCAACTCTAAATAGCCAGGAGGGAGTTTGGTTTGCCTTAAAATTTGGGCGATTTCTTGCAGTAAATTTTGTTGATGAAACTGACGGGCTGATAAATTCACCGCCATCCTAATCGGGGGAAGTCCGGCTAACTGCCACTGGTAATTTTGCCGGGTAGCGGCTTCGATCGCCCATTTCCCGATGGGACAGATCAGGCCCGTTTCTTCTGCCAGGGGAATAAATTCACTGGGGGGAACTAACCCCAGTTCTGGATGCTGCCAGCGAATCAGCGCTTCCATACTGATAATTCGTCCCGTTTTTAAATCAATTTGAGGTTGATAGTACATCCGGAACTCATCTCGGTCTAAGGCTTTGTGTAAACTCGTTTCTAACAGGAGTCTTTCACAGGCTTTCGTGCCGATCGCCGGGGTGTAAAGCTGATAGTTGTTCCTCCCTTGTTGCTTGGCCCGATACATGGCTGCATCAGCATTTTTCAACAGGGTTTCTACATCTTCTCCATCGTAAGGAGCTAGGGCAATTCCTAAACTGGCTTTTACATAAAAATCTTGCTCCTCCAACCGAAAGGGTTCCTGAAAACACTTTAAAATTTTGTTGCTAATTTCTGCCACATCCTCAGCGGAGCTCAAATGATTAATTAAAAACGTAAACTCATCCCCACCCCAACGCGCCAGCATATCTTCTTCGGGCAGAGAACGACTTAACCGTTCGGCGACAATTTTGAGGAGCAAATCTCCAAGTGCATGACCCAGGGTATCATTAATGGTTTTAAACCCATCTAAATCCAGAAAAATCACCCCCAGCATTTCCGCCCGGTGTTGGGTATCGGCGAGGGCCAAAGAAAGGCGCTCGCTAAAGAGTAGACGATTAGCTAACCCGGTTAGGCGATCGTGAGAGGCTTCGTGACGAATCAAATTTTCAACTCGCCTTTGCATGACAGCCATATAGAGATGAGTCCCCACGGATTCAGCCAGTTTAATTTCTTCAACCTTCCAGATTTTGGTCTGTTCTTTTTTAATCTCTCGCCACGCTTCAAAAGAAGCCCGAGGTTTCTGGTTTCGTTCGTCTAAATCATTTCGTCCAGCCCATAAAGTTTCCGTTTCAATTTCATTTCTGAACAAGGTTAAACATCCTAAATATTGTTTATTATATTTTAAGGGAACAATCAAAATCGACCGAATTTTAGTCCCTTGAAAAGCGAAGGCCAAGGGGCTGAAAGCTGGTGTTTTATAAAGATTGCCTATACTGACACTGTGCAAATAAACGATAGAGTGGGGGGAGGAGTGGGATTCCCTATTTCCGTTTAAAGGAGAGGGTAAATCGAGTTCATATCCCTCAAGGCTGGCCCGTTCTGAGGGAGAGATATTTTCCTTCTGCTCAGTTCCTGGCTTGGTCTCGGGAGGCGCAATTTGCTCACTCTTGTTAATCAACTGTTGCCAACAGTCTGTTTCTTCAATCCAAGCAATACTAGGTTGAACGCCATAAGTATAGATTTGAGCCACTGCCCCCGTCATGTCTGGATTGATATAAAGTCGGCCTGCATCGGCCCGTAATGCGAGTACGGTTTCTTTTAGAACAGTTTGGCGAATTTTTTTGATGTCTAAAGGCGAATGCAGCAATCCGCTAATTTTATTCAGGACCGCTTCATCGCGAGCTTGGTTGCGAGTGCGATTTAACAAATCGGATTGGGCGATCGCAATTGACATTTGATCCACGAGTAATTGAACGATTTCAATTTCTCGTTCTGAATATCGTCTGGGTTTAGCATGATGGGAAACCAACAATCCCCACAGATGCTGTTGGTGGAGAATCGGAATGGATAAAGAAGAAGATACCCCCATATTAGTCAGATATTCCGTATGACAGGGGTCTACGGGCCAATAGCGGATCCCTCCTCGACTGATACTTTCTCCATTGTCTGAAAAATCGAGTTCTTCAGTGGTTTTGCGTCCCGATGCCACATCGACGATCACCCGTTGACGGGCTGTTAGAAATAACTCTCGCGCCTTCACGGGAATATCCGTAGCGGGAAACCGTAGTCCCAACATTGAGGGCAAGCGATCGCTTTGAATCGATTCCGCAATCACCTCTCCGCTGCCATCTTCTTCAAATCGATAAATTTTTACCCGATGGGTATTTAAAAAAGCTCTAATTTCTCGGGCGGTAGTTTCTAAAATTTCATGTAATTCTAAAGATTGACGAATCCGACTCGCAATCCGGTTTAATAAATTTTCTCGGTCTAATATAACCACTGCACTGTGTTTGACTTTTCTACGAATCATTGCTGAGTTCTACCCTTCATTAGCATGGTAATTTTAATCGGAGCTATCCGGATTGTGGGGGGAGACTAAACCCCTGCTCCCAGGCATGAGCTAACTACTGCCCCGAAAAATTTTGAGTCAAGAATCCCGAACATCACCCCGTTGCCTTGGGGTTCTTATCCTAGGTGCTACAAGTTAATTTACTTACCAATTACCCCCCCTCAAACTATTTATATTAATTTTACGAGTTTTAACCCGGAAATATTCAAAGGGGGCCACTGTTTTAATATTTTTTAGTAAAAGCACCAGGCATCAGGTACCCGGACCAAGGGACCAGGACCAAGGGACCAAGGACCAAGGACCAAGGACCAAGGGACCAAGGACCCCTGTTGTACAGAACCCGAAGGTTTTCCGGATTAGAAAAATAACCAGGGAAACGTCATCCCCATTCTCATGCTACAATCCGATTTCTCTGAAGGCGTGAGGCGATCGCCCGCTTGGACTCACCTTAAGGGCCCAGAACAATTTAGCCGAGGCGATCGCCTTTGCTAAGGACTGGCAATCAGGGATTTTTCCTGAACCCGAGCCATTCTGTGTTAAAATATATTTCGCAGATAAAGTTTGATTGTCGTGTTTGTTGCGATACAGACAAGCCAACAAACACTATCGGGTTTTAAAGCCAATTCATAACAGATAGCCAGTTTCGGACAAAGCGCGACTGGACGGCTTTGTGCTCCTATCTGTGAGCCTTCGATTGTGAACCCCACCCTCGCAAACGGCTCTCCAGGGGAGGATCGCCCCCATCGGCTATTTCCGTGACTGGAATATCAAGCTTACCCGAGTTGGGGTAAAGCATATTTCACCCGCCCATCTTATTGTTGATACTCAGGAGG from Laspinema palackyanum D2c includes these protein-coding regions:
- a CDS encoding glycoside hydrolase family 10 protein, whose amino-acid sequence is MEIRGVWMTTTDSQVFRSKEKINEAVAFLAETGFNVVFPVVWTKGFTLYPSRVLKQTFGMEIDPLYQGRDPLAELIEAANSSGIAVIPWFEYGFASSYQSNGGMLLQKKPEWAAKDLSGNLLNKNGFEWMNALHPEVQDFLLKLILEVVQNYPIAGIQGDDRLPAFPREGGYDEFTRNLYRQSFQCDPPSNCQDTQWLKWRADLLTEFLSQLYQQIKAINPRLLVSLSPNIYPWCLNEYLQDSQTWLNRGLTDLMHPQIYRRDFQSYQRVVNQMVKSPCFSEQLPRISPGILIKLGEYRISPEYLLSAIDYNRACGLPGEVLFFYEGLREDDNALAKPLRSRYSSPVPFPTALELNQWIANQPTGRINRRGSGWLDWLKSRF
- a CDS encoding acyltransferase family protein, coding for MGEKFYFPKLDAIRGAACFYVLIHNFIYGLYSLDLVPDFVKLIFAAGQEAVIVFFILSGFLVRISLFRHPNLSFWNYLIKRFRRIYFPLIISMLLSMLIVGLNGNLLQRLSGLDILGNFLLLQDFGSVKPGTWFYPFLGNLPLWSLSYEWWFYMMFYPLIHWVVNPTRRIYYILLFSAASYGTYVLLPNQISLICSYFIVGWVGVEMANIFLKDRTFTFKNMRPVLLALLGMVLISAIPLLGESQFKPGYYPFLMFRHFLAALVLLTAGLYWYRNHLIYFNQILGYFSILAPISYGLYIFSYPILVQWGLNANFPKHWAFYGLNLMILIGLAYLTERKWQPAIDRWFK
- a CDS encoding serine hydrolase, which translates into the protein MTFFRKDEQLENLGDRILAATWEQFPQLNRNQLAMTWVVYDPPVSVNTGGALSPDAFWDHPVRGFNYRGVERIYPASVVKLFYLVAVYEWMEKEMIQTSPELERAIRDMIVDSSNDATSLVVDVLTGTTSGPELSSGPFETWKHQRNLVNRYFQSLGWPELESINVNHKTWCDGAYGRERVFLGELMENRNMLTTNATARLLHSIVGGVAVSAKATTAMMKLMKRSLEPEDLAEDPENQVTGFLGAGLDRQARIWSKAGLTSTVRHDAAYIELPEQRPYLLVVFTEGKAHSKNEAILPFVSQQVAQAVGSL
- a CDS encoding glycosyltransferase family 4 protein, whose translation is MAVKANQHIALISVHGDPAVEIGKEEAGGQNVYVRQVGEALAQQGWQVDMFTRKANAEDPTVVEHAPNCRTIRLVAGPESFVPRQEIFEYLPTFVEALIQFQQQAGIEYKLVHTNYWLSAWVGMELKKKQGVKQVHVYHSLGAVKYKSIATIPTIATTRLGVEKAVLETAERIVATSPQEQDHIRTLVSQKGTIEVIPCGTDIHRFGSIQKQEARSALGIAPEKKVVLYVGRFDPRKGIETLVRAVARSQSRENANLSLMIAGGSRPGQSDGIERDRIEAIVDELGLREMTYFPGRIGDELLPQYYAAADICVVPSHYEPFGLVAIEAMASRTPVIASDVGGLQFSVKAEETGLLCPPQEDAAFAEAIDRILSNPTWGDRLAEASRQRVENLFSWDGVATQLGELYQELLTETLIEPHLEKAIA
- a CDS encoding EAL domain-containing protein; the protein is MIRRKVKHSAVVILDRENLLNRIASRIRQSLELHEILETTAREIRAFLNTHRVKIYRFEEDGSGEVIAESIQSDRLPSMLGLRFPATDIPVKARELFLTARQRVIVDVASGRKTTEELDFSDNGESISRGGIRYWPVDPCHTEYLTNMGVSSSLSIPILHQQHLWGLLVSHHAKPRRYSEREIEIVQLLVDQMSIAIAQSDLLNRTRNQARDEAVLNKISGLLHSPLDIKKIRQTVLKETVLALRADAGRLYINPDMTGAVAQIYTYGVQPSIAWIEETDCWQQLINKSEQIAPPETKPGTEQKENISPSERASLEGYELDLPSPLNGNRESHSSPHSIVYLHSVSIGNLYKTPAFSPLAFAFQGTKIRSILIVPLKYNKQYLGCLTLFRNEIETETLWAGRNDLDERNQKPRASFEAWREIKKEQTKIWKVEEIKLAESVGTHLYMAVMQRRVENLIRHEASHDRLTGLANRLLFSERLSLALADTQHRAEMLGVIFLDLDGFKTINDTLGHALGDLLLKIVAERLSRSLPEEDMLARWGGDEFTFLINHLSSAEDVAEISNKILKCFQEPFRLEEQDFYVKASLGIALAPYDGEDVETLLKNADAAMYRAKQQGRNNYQLYTPAIGTKACERLLLETSLHKALDRDEFRMYYQPQIDLKTGRIISMEALIRWQHPELGLVPPSEFIPLAEETGLICPIGKWAIEAATRQNYQWQLAGLPPIRMAVNLSARQFHQQNLLQEIAQILRQTKLPPGYLELEITESIAMQDVDLTISLLHGFHEMGIAIALDDFGTGYSSLSSLKHFPLDQLKIDRSFIQEVTTESPDAAIIEAIVTLGHGLNLEVMAEGVETLEQLEFLKSANCDAAQGYLFSKPVPEEIATELYRQSTFSFHLSS
- a CDS encoding NlpC/P60 family protein, with the translated sequence MVLVSQLQFNLASKGSDAPQYRCRVDLNLYDSPQCEALATQASEGRLLRIVLPPTEGAVGVKLCEDDYPGWLALTDLENLDLAESPYQAIALDRTHIEPQIPAIIAFTHQAMSVPNEYLWGGTVAPNYDCSGLMQAAFRVAEVWLPRDAYQQEAFTQPIPLDELQAGDLLFFGTPEKATHVGLYLGEGRYIHSSGKKVGRNGIGIDVLGENSDDPVSRNYYQQLRGAGRVLRSYLPQDSET